CCAACAACAGTGTCCATGGGATCATTGTGTACTATCCGATTTTCGGTGACCGGAGAGATGACGAGATCCGACAGCTTGTCGCGCCTAGCAAGGACGTAGAAGGACTCAATCATCAGACCTTGCACCGGATCTCCGATGCTGCAGAAGTGTCCAGACCACCAAAACCGGGACGAAACGTTATCCCCTGCACGCCAAGAGCCGTTGCGTGGATCCTGGAATGGATGGACGTGCATGATCGGACACGGCCCGCAGGGGAGCGATTACAGAACCAAGAGATCTGCATCATTAACCGGTCTGAAGTGGTGGGGTTGCCACTGGCGCATTTACTCGCGGGGGAGGGCGCTCGCGTCTACAGCGTGGACATATCCGGTgtccagctcttccaacGCTTGTACTATCCTTGGCAGTCCGAAGCACTGCACGGAAAGGATCTCCCCAACTGGAGTGTGCAGGACGCCGTGCAGCGGTCTCGAGTGGTCATCTCGGCGGTTCCAGATCCCGCATTCAGGGTGAATACGAAGTGGCTTCAGCGCGGCGCCATCTGTGTCAACGTTTCTTCAGAAAAGGTACGTGTCTTGTAGTATGGAATTCGCCAGAATCAGGTCTTGAATCGTTCCCGCTAACCATAATCGACAGAACTTCGAGGCTAATGTGGTAGAGGTGGCGTCCAAGTTTGTCCCGCGCGTTGGCAGTGTCACAATCGGCGCTCTCCTGTATAATCTCATCCTATGTTCGTCACGGAACTAGAGCCGTTAAGGCGTAGAGGGGATCTTCCAAGCCATACGTCCGTCGCGCTCTCCGGCGGTCCGATGCAATGTCATACTGTGGGGTCATGTTGTGATGTGTCTCGTGCATAATAAGCTATACGAAGAATCTCACTGCCAAGCGTGCAAAATCTTGTCGTAGCAGTTCTTCTGGCCACAGTGGATCACGACGATCAGCAGCCATCGCTGACCGGGCCCGgataatcttaatataaaTACCTCAAGACTAGTGAATTGGCCCCGCAATAGTCCGCAACAGCCGCGGCAGATCTAGATAGTAAATACAACCGAACCTATGTACTCCAATCAAATCCTAGCCTTCATCTGCATGCCCGTTTTCGACACTCGCGCAGTGACCAAGACCAACGCGCCCAATAGGAAGGTCAAACCACCCCAGATCTGCGCTCCAATGTAACCATCCGCCCTGGCAATCAAGGCCCCGCCGAGAGGGGGACCAGTCAAACAGGCGAAGCTCACCACGGTAAACCCCATTCCGATCCGGACGCCGGTCTTGCTGAGATCCGGTGTCAGACTGGACAGTGTCGATGGCCATAGACCCTGCACCCCATTGGAGAACATACCGTATAGCACGGCAAAGGCATACAACCCTCCGACCGAATGGACGGCGATCCAACAGAACATCATCAGGCTGGCGCCCAGCGCCAACGGGATAATAGTATTGAGGGGTCCAAAGTAGCGACCCGCCAAAAATGCAGGGATCAGACGACCCACGATCCCGACACCATTGGTGACGATGATCAAATTGGTCGAATCCGAATATGACAGCCCGATCACCGAGCGACCGAATGCACCCACATAGTAGAAGGCGAAATACAAGCCCCAGAAATTCAAAAACATGCCCACGCAAAAGAGCACGTAGGCCGGTTCCCTGAAAGCCGACCACTCGACGAGGGGGCCGGACCTCCGCGGGGGCAGGCGGGGTTTGAGCAAAGCCATAGCGGGGATACTGGTACCGAGCATGACGAAGCCCAAGACACGGAGAGTCCAGCCAAAGCCGATGGCGGGCATGAGGGCCTTGACGAGGCCGGGGAAGAGCATGCCGCCGGTTCCACTTCCGACGAGACCAAATGCCAAGGCGAAGACCCTGCGCTTGGCGAAGTAGGTCGCGACCAATCCCATTACGGGACAGAATTGCAGCCCACTGCCCAGGCCGGTGCAGATGCCTTGGGCTAGAAAGAGCTGCCAATAGCGGGTCGCGAGAGAAGTCATGAAGACTCCTAGTAGCTGCAGGAAGACCCCTGTATAGTAGACGGGGCGGAAGAACCCGGCGTCTAGTGCGCGGCCTGAAAACGTcccgatgaagaagatcaggaagaTCTGCACGGATCCGACCCATGAGATTGCCGATGAGGATACACCTAGACTGCTCTGGTAATACGCTTGGAACACCCCAAAGCTGGCAATGTATCCCCATGTGTTGAAGCACACCATGTGGCCCATCACTGCCTGTGTCCAGGCGTTGAGTCCCCCATCAGGTGGGGGCTCGATTGGCGTGGGGGATGCCTCGTTCGTGGTCTGGGGTGTTTCATCGCGTGCGCCCATGATGCAGGGCAATAGGCTCAATTGCGGAAACCGGTTAAAAGAAGTTTTCAGAAACAGCAACTCTGGCGCCTATTTTTAACCAAGTGGTGGCTGACGTGGTAGCAAGGGTTCAATTCAATGGGGGTGGAAAGGAATGTCCATCGAATAAGGGCGATGATTTATGTTATGTGATGAAAAACATTAGCGTCCGGTTGACTCATTTGCCCTAAATCGCGGAACTCCAACTCGACCCCTGTCACTAGGACGAGTATAATCCGGGCCAATATCAGTCTGGAGTCATGGATCCCAGTCCAGTTTCTTGCTCTCAGCCAAGCAACGGCTGATCGTCTCTTCCCAAGACCCTgcattcttcattttcattaCATACGGGAAATTGTTCATCGAGTGCCGATCGCGCAACACCCTTACTTCTGTGGCCCATCGGAATATCTGCGATTTAATTATGATCTGCCAGTTACAGAAGTTGGAtttatatttccttttgcTCTTTGCCCTACGTTGCATCGCATCGCATCTGCATGTAAGTTGTTGATCGGTCTTTTAGGGCTTCTGGAGGAACTGCCAAATGCAACAAGGGCAAGATGCCGGTTAGTGGTTTTTTGATGTaataatttttctttatctctcTGTCCCCTTTTCgtatttcctttccttttctttgttcgaTATCTTTCTCACCGAAAATATTATTCGCGTTCGAACATGTTGGGAATCCACAAGGGAGACTTATCTCCGCGGACTCCGCggagataaaaaaaaaaggtaaaaaatgAGATCAACAGTTGGAGGCGACGGTTAATGATATTTGTTACTATGATAAAGTTCAGACATCGATATGTCCAAATTCTTAGCTTTGCTTATTTCCAGTGTACAGAGCTAGAAAATAAGACACTTGGATCAATTACGGTCCCCCCggaccttttcttttctgtggTGTTAATATTGGTCTTGAGGTTGGTTGATCTAACTCttgaatatatattgctGAAGGTATACTCTGGAAATTACTTCCCACGTTCTGATCTAGCTTCGATGATGTTATTGTAGCTCTATCTACTTGTACAGCAAGACATGATGATTGAGGATTTGAATTCAATGAGGGCTCATCAGTGTTGGTTTGAACTCTTTCTTTACTGGCGTCCTTTACGCTCTTACTAGATTGCCTGATATATCTGTTTTCCTCAATTGTCCCACAGTCGCTACTCACTACGAAAGAATGGAGAATGGCAAACACTAACACTAGAAAAATCCATCTAATATCTATGTTTCCTACCATAAACAAAGCTCAAGGTGGTTGTTCTCACCCACGTGGCACATGACCTCATACCAATATCATCCcgcaaccaccaccaacccatAACCCTAACCCAAACACCAAACCTGACTCTAACCCAGCATGTCGCcccaaaaagaaatccaagcAAACGAACTCGGAATCGACCTCTCCTCaggaacagaaacagaaTACTTCAAATGGTTCCTCGCATGTCTCCTCTTCGGCAAGCCAGTCCAACAAGGTGTCGCAAAGCGAGCCTTCCTCGAGCTCGTACAGGAGGGCATCACTTCACCGGACGCTATCCTGGCCGCAGGGTGGGATAGACTAGTCGAGATCTTAGATGAAGGTCATTACGTCCGGTATGACTTTTCGACTGCCACTAAGTTACTTGATGTGGCGGGTGTTATCAAGGAGGAGTATGGGACTTTTGGGGAGATGTTGAAAAGGTTCCGGAGTGTTGAGGAATTGGAGATGCATTTGCAGGAGTTTAGGGGGGTTGGGCCCAAGACGGTGGAGATTTTTATGAGGGATATGAGGCCTTTGCTGGAGTAGTTTGCTTGGGAATATGGACTGTTGGAAGTTGGCGTTGGGGTTTTGGGATGGGTTCTGTTGGCGGGATATGTTATAGTAATGATAGTTGCTGTGGAGTCTTGATTGCGTAGGGTTTGAGATTGGCTGCAACGGGAAGTGGGTACTTGTATTGGACATAGGTTTGGCGCGTGTTGCTTTACAGCTTGTTGGTTGGAGTGATGGTTCATGATACTACGGAGTCTAATCGTGCTATTTGTGCTGTACAAAAACATGATCTTCTGTTTTCGAACCAGGGAATACGTCCACTTAATATGCTGTCCACACTCCACAGTCACTTGGCAAGGATATACCCCACCGATACCGACGCCTTCTACTGAAGagtcaaaaaagaaacgtCAGCGACAGGATTTGAACCTGTGCGGGCGAACCCAATAGATTTCTAGTCTATCgccttaaccactcggccacacTGACTATTCATATTGTGTTGTTTTGAAATTGAGTAAATAAGTCTATAAAATAGTTGCAGGACTAGAACAACAGATGCTCTCAgccatatacatacataaccTCCAAAAACCAGCCATGCGAGTGAGAATGTAATTACTTCAAAGCTTATTGAATTCTAACTAAACCAATCTACCTAGAAATATGAGAAAGCACTTTAAGAAGGTCACTCGACACACCCATAGCAGTCACATCACCCCCAGCACCCGCTCCCTGAACGATGAGCGGATTATCGCCGTACCGCTTCGTATAAAAGCTAATAAGATTATCACTCCCCTGTAGCGCCGCGATAGGATGCGTTTTCTCAAACGACTCTATTCCCACCTTGACCTGGCGAGAGGCCATATCGATACTTCCAACAAAACGCACAAACTTGCCCTCCTTTTCGGCCGCTGCCTTGTGCTGTTCCATTTGCTGGTCAAATTCCGGAAGACGGTCAAGAAATTCGTCTCCACTTGACACTCCTTGCAACTCCTGAGGAATTAGGCTCTGAACAGGGAATGATGTTGGGGATTCGATAGGTAACCCCGCTAGCCGACCGAGAATGGTGAGCTTGCGAGCGACGTCGAGACCGTTTAGATCGTCGCGCGGGTCAGGCTCCGTATAACCTAGCTGTTTGGCCTTGCGGACGGCAACGGACCATTTCTCTCCTTGGCCCTCTGTTGGAGCGAAGGAGTTGAAAAGGAAGGACATTGTGCCGCTGAAGACACCTTGGATGCGCGTGATCTCATCACCGGTAATAATTAGATCCTTCAGGGTGGAAATAATGGGCAAGCCAGCACCAACGGATGATTCATGAAAAACGTAAGAGTGTCCGGCAGCCGCAGAGCTGAAGATATCTTCCCATAGTTGGTAATTTCCGGAAAAGGCCTTCTTGTTGGGAGTGATGATGCTGATTCCGCGACGTAGGAACTGTGGATACGCTTCTGCAAGACTGTTGGCGCTGGTGTTGTCGACGAGTATCACCTTGGATGGGGCGCCGGAGAGATAGTCGATGATCCAGGGGATTGTAGGTGGTGCTTGGCCCTCTGCTTCGAGTCTGTCGAGGGCGGTTTCGATGTTGATCTCTGAGTAATCGGGGTGGTGGAGGGCCTTGTCGATGATTGCGATGTAGCATAGGCGAAGACGGGGAGAAGGGCGTGTCTTGCTTAAGTATGATAGTTGTTTCAGGAAACATGAGCCCACTCCGCCGGCACCTGTTGTTTGTTAGTTGTCAGCTATGGAGTTGATGGGGACGGATTTCTGTATGATGGGATGGAGTATCTACTCACCGATAACGGCAATGTAAACTTCCTCTGTGGTAGTAGCCATGATTGTTACTTTGTGTAGTTTTAGGTAAAAGCCTTGTACGTTTGATAGTTAGAGTGAGGTTTAGCATGTTGGGGAAGCATCCAAATTTATATATTCGCATCTATGTAAGACTTTGGATTGAGCATCTTCAAGCAGCTGAAAgaacttcatcatcgtcgaaGCAGGTACCTAGTTACATGACAAACCATTACCTCAATAAGAGACTTACTTAACAAAGCGCTGATTTATAATGCCGAATTGCTGGGATGGCCCTCCTATGATTATGGTGGGTGACCATCTTCAAGAATGAACACGTAAAATGAGTATGACAGAGGACGGGTTAGTAAACTCTGACAGACAAGATAGTTACACAACGCTTACCGGGATTTGTAGTTCAATCGGCAATGTATCGGAGGTTTCTGCGTTGACATAATTGTTCGATGACGAGAGTCATACTAGGGTTAGTCACACGTGGGACCCGGCCCACAAGCCTTGTGCTGAAGGCTTCGGGATTGTTGAAAGCTGAGCAAAAAATACGTAGTTGTAGCAGGGTATTAGATTAGTATGATGGTACTTAAGATATAAAGGCTGCCAGAACTTCCACCGGTATGCCTCTGTGACTTTTACAACAGTATCGCCTCAAAACCTACTATCATTAAACATGTCACCAAGGCCATTTACAGTTCGTATTCGCATCCTTGAGTATCTAGTGACATTACGTTGACTTCCATGCAGCTGAATGATCCGTCCCTACTCCATGAGGCCTCATTGCTCAATGGTGAATGGGTTGCGGCCCAATCCAACAAAAGGTTTGATATCGAAGGCGAGCCTACCACTCTACCAGTACCAATCCGTTACTTGCTAACCAAGGTTGTCTCTTACAGACCCCGGTTCAAGACACGTTTTCGCAACCTGCCCCACGAACGGTCCAGAGGATGTGGACAAATACGTCGAGACCTCGCATGCGGCCTTCGAACGCTATCGCCATGTCAACCCACGCGAACGAGCCAAGTTCCTTCTGAAATGGCATGAGCTGATTACAAAAGCCCGAGAAGATATCGCTACAATCGTGGTATACGAGACCGGAAAGCCCATGGCCGAAGCCTTAGGCGAGGTAGACTACGCACTGGGGTTTGCCTGGTGGTTCGCGGGAGAGGCCGAGAGAGTCCGCGGATCTATTGCGTTGCCTTCAGTCTCCAACCGTCGCACATTTGTCATAAAACAACCTATTGGCGTGAGTGCGGCTTTAGTCCCATGGAACTTCCCGGTTGCTATGATTGTTCGTAAAGTGGCAGCAGCTTTAGCTGCAGGATGCACTATGATTGTTAAACCATCCCCAGAGACTCCTTTGAGTGTGATGGCCTTAGCAGACCTTGCTCTTCGCGCGGGTTTAGCACCTGGTGTTCTCAATGTTATTACAACTGATAATGAATACACACCGTCCGTCAGTGAAAGGCTTTGCAAGCATCCTTTGGTGCGCAAGGTAACCTTCACAGGCAGTACAAGGGTGGGAAGCATTATTGCAAAGCATTGCAGCGAGGGACTCAAGAAAGTTACCATGGAGCTTGGGGGAAATTGCCCGTTCATTGTCTTTGACGACGGAAACTTGGAACAAGCAGTGGCTGCCCTGATGATCCTCAAATGGCGTACCGCCGGCCAAGCCTGTACCCATGCCAACCGAGTCTATGTCCAAGCGGGTGTCTACGATAAGTTCGCCCAGATGATGCTAGAAGCGACTCAGAAACTCAAGGTCGGTCACGGAACTGATTCGGGTACCACCATGGGACCACTTACGACCGACCGTGGCgttgagaagttgaagaagcttgtGTCTGATGCGATCAGCAAGGGCGGCAAAGTTCTCTGCGGTGGAAAGCAACCGAATGGCCCTCAAGGATATTTCTTCGAGCCTACTATCATCTCCGGTATGACTTCTGAGATGCTGGCATCTCAGGAAGAGATCTTCGGGCCTCTGTTAGGGTTGCACAGGTTTGagaccgaggaggaagctgTCAAGATGGCAAATGACACATCTATGGGTTTGGCCTCGTACTTCTTTACTAAGGACATTGATCGGACCTGGAGACTTCTTGAAAGTCTCGAGGCTGGCATGATTGGCATGAACACAGGTATGTTGTGCTTTCTTTGTTGGATGGCTGTGGTTTGAGCACTGACAGTTTGACTAGGAAACTCTTCGTGCGCTGAGTCTCCGTTCGGCGGCATTAAGGAGTCAGGATACGGCAAGGAGGCAGGCAAAGATGTCGCTATCGAAGAGTATCTGATCTCTAAGACCGGCACGCTTACTGTGGAGGGTGCGCCGGGGCCATAGGGTTATCCGTTTAGCTTGTCTCCCTGATGCTTATTATAGTCCGGGTTTGTGCTTTCATTTGGGGAGACCTGTTGATCGATGCTGCTATATGGCAACACGTATCACGTTAGCGATTTGAACTTATGTGGTGATATTCTCAGGAAACACGGACAGGGTATTTTAGACGTAGAATAATTCTGGTCAACTCTTCTATAAGACAACATTTTATAAATGCACTAATCTGGCTTTAGTTTAGTGTGCAATATTCCCGTTCAATTTAAATGGAGCCCAAAGCCGATCGTATTACCGAGGTCCAAACCCGATCGACATCGGGAATGCGAGCCCTAGTTTTAAAAGAATCCCCACTCGTTCTGATCAACAGATCCTCCATGACTCTTCGTGCGCAAACCAATTACACTTGACTAAATTTTGCTCAAGAAGGCTTGATGCCATGAGTCCAAGTAGGTCCACCCGCGAAAGCAGCAAGAGAAAGCTGGATAGCACAGATGACGACCAGGAGAAACGGTATGTTTCTACCACAGTCATGACTATGTTCTACCACTCAATAGCCATTTCGTAGGAAACTCCGGAATCGCCTGGCTCAGCGGGCATTTCGTCGTCGACAGGCGGAGTATTTGAGGAACCTCCGGGATCGTGCCGACTCAGGAGATCGACCGCAGAATGAGATTATCCATGCGCTGCGGGAGGAAAATGCACGTCTTCGAAGACAGCTTGTTGATGTCCAGTCGAAGCTGTCTAGGGTTATCACGACGATGCAGGCTCTGTCTGGTTCCGTATCGTCTGTACTTGATAAACCATCACAGGTTGCATCTACAGACAAGGTGGAGGCGACTGAGTCACCATCTTCGAGACAAGAAACTCCTAAAGACATAGATGTGGCTATCGCAGCCGATGATTATCCCAAATTGGACACATCTACCTCCAGTGCCACTCACACCATCTTGATACAAAACCAATCGTCAGGTCTAGACGATCCCGTGGACATCATGCCTCAAACCCTCAATCAAGGTCTAGCGAGATCTGATAACTCATTTCCAGAGTTCAatcatgatatccttgccCTGGAAAGTCTCACACCACATACAAATAGCTTGAGCCACCAGCTACCGAACATCTGGTCTTTCGAATATCAGATGGGCCTGCAGCCGTACGTGAATGCCCTAACCTCCAGCCAACAATTCAGCGTCACACTGGGCAAGGATTGGACAGAATCCAATTCCCCATTCTCGGACCACATTCAAGTACTTCAGAAATTATTGAAGAATAGATTGGATCTCATTAGACCGTTATTCCAGCCTTCTCCACAGCTGTGAGTTTTCCCGAAGTGTATTCACCCTTGAACATACTGCTGATCATCCTGTCGGCAGCCTCTACCAACAGGTCCTCATGGTCCTTTCCCTGTTCAACAGTATAACCCGACCGGACGTTATGGCGTGGTACGCAAAGACGCGTTTCTACCACATTGTCGACTTGACAGCGTGGCAGATCTATCCCTGCACAGGGACATTAAGCAAGGTCCACCAGCAATACAGACCCACAGAAGTACAATTACAACAACAATACCCCCGGGTCATTGACTGGATACCATTCCCCACGATCCGAAACCGACTCATTCGACTACACGCAGCCAATCCCCAGATCGACCAAATATTCTGCGACACCGTCAGCAGCTACGTCGTCGAAGCAAACATGGCCGATCTCATAATGGGCGCTCCTGCTGTAACGGCCTACATCCGAGTAACCGACGTGATCGCGAATATCCCCTCAACTACACCAGGAAGTGACCCTGAGCCGTCTGCTATGCTTCCAGCCCCGGACGCCGATACTCTTTTCTCGTCCCCGGAATACGCTCGAGCTGTGTTTAAAAAACTGGATATCGATCGTGGGATATCACATTATAAGATGGATCCTGCTTTCTTCGGTACATACCCCGAACTCTATGACCCAAGCGTTGATATTGCAGCGAAGGGGATTCCACTTAGACCGGATGTACAATTGCGCTTGACGTATCCTAAGCCTCTTGATTCTTCGACGTTTCAAACTTACCGCAGCTTTATGGACTTTTCTCTGTATGCTCCGTTAAGTGTGGCGCAGGGTTTTAGGTGACTGTACATTTCGCCCTAGAGCGAGGTTCAAGATCGGTTGCTTTACATATACCCCAGAGCATTTATTTAAGAACTTCTAACAGGCGAAATATTTCATACGCACCTTGGGAAATCCAAAATGGATGGGATGAACCTTTGAGATGGTCTGAGGACTGCTGAGGATACTAGGCGAGGTCCAATATCACCATATTTGGCATAGGATCGCGTGAAGATGTGCGCGGTCAGTTTTCAGCCACCAGACTTTTCCCAAGTTCAAAGTGCTGGTGGGGAAGAGTCCCTACATCTGTCCTAAATGTCACCAGGTGTTTAAAGGGCGCAGAAAGTTGGCAATTATTGCTGCTCAGATGGCTAGCTAGATCGTTGGAATATTGTCGATGTCACTCAGCTGGCTGGAGATGGACAGCAAAACAATAGTGAAGAGTTTTTTATCTGTCGCCCatagatattctattatatattgtCAGTGAGTCTACCAGCTAGATCGTACCACTTTGAGtagaatattatatctataaagtTAAGGACAAATAACAGtagataatatactatatctttgaatattgaggatgttgctgcAATCTAATCATGTAAGAGTAGTCCCCCGCGGGATTCATGGTAGTCACTGGGGACCGTGGTGCAGTTTTAGGCTTTgtaaaagaaaccaaaggcCCTGACTATTCCAAGCTTCACGGCCCGCTCATAAGAATTGCCCCCTTCCTAATCTCCCTGGCCAGATACTCAGCCTTGGCATCCGCAGACCCTCCCGGCGATTCTGAGCTCTCCATGCCATTCCCCGATTCCAACGGAAGATGCAGCAACGTGGCGACACGCAGGAACTGGTTGCAGATCCACTCCCGCTGTCCAGGTCTAAGAAGACTCGCTATCACCTCGCCGTGATCTTCCGAGAAGAGCGCCAACAAGCGGCTCAGGGGGTGCATGGCGCGCCACGGCCCCTGCGCAATGACGTGGCGCCTGTGGTCATCTCTCGATATGCCATCGAAAACCTCCCTGTCTAGTGGTGTGCCGTCTACCAATGCATTATAGCTGGGAAGCAAAACCGTCGGGTCAGTGAAATCGGCGAGACTGGACCGGCTGATTCGGTTGCCGAGGTGGAAGGGTATGCTGTGGCACACGCTGTCGACCAGTTCTTGGAGTGTTTGTTGGCAGTTGACGAAATCTGTGGGGTCACCGACAAACTGCCCGTATGCAAGGCCAAAGCGGCTCAGATCGGAGAATGCATTGAGGGAGCCGAGTGTGATCTTGGCCAGCAGGAGGCGTTGAAAGCGCCATAGATTCCAGATGCTGGCAATTTGGCAGGAAGGATACACCTCACAGATAGATTGGTAGGTGGGTATGGACAAATCGATATCCCGACCACTTATCAGCCTTACCGGTCTCCAGTGATCCGGTACATTTTCCGCCCACGCTAGAAGCTCTGCATCAACTCTCTTGGCATCGGCCATCCACTCCTTCGGAACGCACTTCAACGATGTTGCGGAGCCACCCTGTGTCAAAAACTCCGTGTAGCTGGCCTGCAACTCGGCAACGGACGTCCCTATGGCATCGAGTGCTGCGCTGGGGTTTTCTGGCACAGCCATCGTTTCCTTGCTCCTAATCCATGAGTATGCGATCCTCTTCAGTGGCTTTTTCTGACGTATCGCGGTCGAAACCTCGGTATGTAGCATAAACCTTCGTAAGTAGGCGCGCACCACCCCGCCCATATCGTCCGAGCCCATAAACGAGAGCAAAGATGCTGCACCATTGTGGTGCGTACTTGAGACACGGCGAAGACCATATACCGCCGAGGCATTCTCGTAAGTCTGCAGCGCCAGCACGGCCAACACCGTTGCCGGCTTGCCACGTTCTATAGGATCCTGTATTGCGGTTTGAAGGCGTGTGAGTGCCCGGGAATAAGACTTCCGTGGTGATCGGAAGCTCGTGGCATCTTGTCGCCACATGGACAAGGTCTCTGAAGCCAACGCTGACACGGCGAGTGAGAGGGCCGAATCTTCCCGCTCCGAGAAATATGCTGGAATGAGCATTTCGAAGAATCCGCGCGTGGACCCCATATCGCGGCCCATGCTGGCGTAATGGCCGAGATAGAACTGCACGGCGGTGTCGGGCTCAGAGGGCCGCCGCAAAGTCAAAGCCCTCACAACCTCCCGGTCCTGGACATTAGACTCAGGCGACCGACCGGGACTACTTGTTGCAACCTTCATGACATCTTGTTTG
This Aspergillus flavus chromosome 1, complete sequence DNA region includes the following protein-coding sequences:
- a CDS encoding putative methylenetetrahydrofolate dehydrogenase; this translates as MAPRVGETIQPDDLAKRAHSQISEILTNTPKRLFLMGVLASDDAGSNQYANWTRKTCQEIGVHFHLMKLSPKNVATYIRAINANNSVHGIIVYYPIFGDRRDDEIRQLVAPSKDVEGLNHQTLHRISDAAEVSRPPKPGRNVIPCTPRAVAWILEWMDVHDRTRPAGERLQNQEICIINRSEVVGLPLAHLLAGEGARVYSVDISGVQLFQRLYYPWQSEALHGKDLPNWSVQDAVQRSRVVISAVPDPAFRVNTKWLQRGAICVNVSSEKNFEANVVEVASKFVPRVGSVTIGALLYNLILCSSRN
- a CDS encoding putative monocarboxylate permease; its protein translation is MGARDETPQTTNEASPTPIEPPPDGGLNAWTQAVMGHMVCFNTWGYIASFGVFQAYYQSSLGVSSSAISWVGSVQIFLIFFIGTFSGRALDAGFFRPVYYTGVFLQLLGVFMTSLATRYWQLFLAQGICTGLGSGLQFCPVMGLVATYFAKRRVFALAFGLVGSGTGGMLFPGLVKALMPAIGFGWTLRVLGFVMLGTSIPAMALLKPRLPPRRSGPLVEWSAFREPAYVLFCVGMFLNFWGLYFAFYYVGAFGRSVIGLSYSDSTNLIIVTNGVGIVGRLIPAFLAGRYFGPLNTIIPLALGASLMMFCWIAVHSVGGLYAFAVLYGMFSNGVQGLWPSTLSSLTPDLSKTGVRIGMGFTVVSFACLTGPPLGGALIARADGYIGAQIWGGLTFLLGALVLVTARVSKTGMQMKARI
- a CDS encoding uncharacterized protein (involved in DNA replication initiation); translation: MSPQKEIQANELGIDLSSGTETEYFKWFLACLLFGKPVQQGVAKRAFLELVQEGITSPDAILAAGWDRLVEILDEGHYVRYDFSTATKLLDVAGVIKEEYGTFGEMLKRFRSVEELEMHLQEFRGVGPKTVEIFMRDMRPLLE
- a CDS encoding putative homoserine dehydrogenase — translated: MATTTEEVYIAVIGAGGVGSCFLKQLSYLSKTRPSPRLRLCYIAIIDKALHHPDYSEINIETALDRLEAEGQAPPTIPWIIDYLSGAPSKVILVDNTSANSLAEAYPQFLRRGISIITPNKKAFSGNYQLWEDIFSSAAAGHSYVFHESSVGAGLPIISTLKDLIITGDEITRIQGVFSGTMSFLFNSFAPTEGQGEKWSVAVRKAKQLGYTEPDPRDDLNGLDVARKLTILGRLAGLPIESPTSFPVQSLIPQELQGVSSGDEFLDRLPEFDQQMEQHKAAAEKEGKFVRFVGSIDMASRQVKVGIESFEKTHPIAALQGSDNLISFYTKRYGDNPLIVQGAGAGGDVTAMGVSSDLLKVLSHISR
- a CDS encoding NAD-dependent aldehyde dehydrogenase, whose translation is MSPRPFTLNDPSLLHEASLLNGEWVAAQSNKRFDIEDPGSRHVFATCPTNGPEDVDKYVETSHAAFERYRHVNPRERAKFLLKWHELITKAREDIATIVVYETGKPMAEALGEVDYALGFAWWFAGEAERVRGSIALPSVSNRRTFVIKQPIGVSAALVPWNFPVAMIVRKVAAALAAGCTMIVKPSPETPLSVMALADLALRAGLAPGVLNVITTDNEYTPSVSERLCKHPLVRKVTFTGSTRVGSIIAKHCSEGLKKVTMELGGNCPFIVFDDGNLEQAVAALMILKWRTAGQACTHANRVYVQAGVYDKFAQMMLEATQKLKVGHGTDSGTTMGPLTTDRGVEKLKKLVSDAISKGGKVLCGGKQPNGPQGYFFEPTIISGMTSEMLASQEEIFGPLLGLHRFETEEEAVKMANDTSMGLASYFFTKDIDRTWRLLESLEAGMIGMNTGNSSCAESPFGGIKESGYGKEAGKDVAIEEYLISKTGTLTVEGAPGP
- a CDS encoding uncharacterized protein (domain of unknown function-domain containing protein) — encoded protein: MSPSRSTRESSKRKLDSTDDDQEKRKLRNRLAQRAFRRRQAEYLRNLRDRADSGDRPQNEIIHALREENARLRRQLVDVQSKLSRVITTMQALSGSVSSVLDKPSQVASTDKVEATESPSSRQETPKDIDVAIAADDYPKLDTSTSSATHTILIQNQSSGLDDPVDIMPQTLNQGLARSDNSFPEFNHDILALESLTPHTNSLSHQLPNIWSFEYQMGLQPYVNALTSSQQFSVTLGKDWTESNSPFSDHIQVLQKLLKNRLDLIRPLFQPSPQLLYQQVLMVLSLFNSITRPDVMAWYAKTRFYHIVDLTAWQIYPCTGTLSKVHQQYRPTEVQLQQQYPRVIDWIPFPTIRNRLIRLHAANPQIDQIFCDTVSSYVVEANMADLIMGAPAVTAYIRVTDVIANIPSTTPGSDPEPSAMLPAPDADTLFSSPEYARAVFKKLDIDRGISHYKMDPAFFGTYPELYDPSVDIAAKGIPLRPDVQLRLTYPKPLDSSTFQTYRSFMDFSLYAPLSVAQGFR